A region of the Longimicrobium sp. genome:
TGATCATCATCTGCGCGAACTCGCGGACCTGCGTGTTCTGCGAGCGCCGGAGTGCCACCTGGCTCGTCTGGATCTCGTCCATGTTGGCCGCGTGCGCCACCGCCGCCACGTTCGCGTCCGTCATCACCGTGGCCGAGGCGTTCACCGACGCCCCGTTTGCCCCGGCCGAAGCCTCCATCCCCGCGGTCGTGGCGCACGCCGCCGTCACCATCACCAGCCCGCACGCCGCCAGACCACGGAACTGCATCTTCACGTTGCCCATCTTTCCTCCTACCGCTCAGTGAGTCCAGGGGCCGCCGCATCCGGGCGGCCCGTACATCGGGGCGCGCCCTTGAGGCAAGAGGTGGCGCCCGGGCAGAACACGGCAACGCGTTCAGCGGAGCGGTGTTACGCTACGCCGGTGTTCAGCTCACAGACGCGCCGAACCCGCCCTTTGTGCGTGCCCGCTGCACGAACTGCGTCAGGCGCGGCGATTGTCGCAGGAAGCGCTGGCGCAGGTGCTCGGCACGAACCAGGCGGGGGTTTCCAAGATGGAGCGGCGCGCGGACATGTACGTGAGCACCCTGCGCCGGTACCTGCGTGCCATGGGCGGCGACCTCGAGATCACCGCGCGGTTCCCCCATGGCTCCGTCCGGATCAACCAGTTCGAAGATCTCGGCGGCCCATCCGAGTCCGGCACCGCGGAAATGTGACCGCGCCCCCGGTTGACTCTCCTAACCCTTCCCAAGCGCGGCGCGGATGGCGTCGGGGAGCTCGGGGTGATGGAAGCGGTGGCCGGCTTCCAAGAGGCGGCGTGGCTCGGCGCGCTGGCTGGCGAGGAGGGTGCCATCCACCATCTCGCTGCCGTACACCAGCTTGAGCGCAAGCGGGGGCACCGGGATGATCGCGGGGCGGTGCAGCGCGCGCGCCAGTGCCCGCGTGAAGTCGGCGTTCGTGGCGGCGCCCGCGACGGCGTTTACCGGGCCGCGCAGCGCGTCGTCTGTGATGGCCCGCACCGTCACCTCAACCACGTCATCGAGCGAGATCCAGCTCATCCACTGCCGCCCGCTCCCGATGCGCCCGCCGGCACCCAGGCGGAAGGGGAGGAGCATTTTGGCGAGCGCCCCGCCGCGCGCGCTGAGGACCACCCCGAAGCGCAGGTTCACCACGCGGATGGCGGCGCGGGTCGCCGGTCCGGAAGCCTCCTCCCACTCGCGCACCACGCCGGCCAGGAAGTCGCTCCCGGCGCCACTCCCCTCGTGCAGCACCTCATCGCCGCGGCGGTTGCCGTAGAAGCCGACGGCCGACGCGCACACCAGCACGCGCGGCGGGTGGGCACGGCGGGCGAGGGCATCCGCCAGCAGCCGGGTGGAGTCGATGCGGCTGCGGCGGATGGCGCGCTTCTTCTCGTCCGTCCAGCGCCCTGCGACGTTCTCTCCGGCGAGGTGCACCACCGCGTCCAGGCCGTCCAGCGCCGCCGCGTCCACCGAGCGGGACTCGGGATCCCAGCGCACCTCGTCGCCGGCGCGCGGTGGGCGGCGGACCAGGCGGACCACCTGGTGCCCGTCGCGACGGAGCCGCTCCACCAGCGCGGCGCCGATCAGACCCGAGGAGCCGGTGACTGCCACGCGCATCGTCGTGGTGGAGGGGTCGGGGTGGGGCATCGCGGGCTCCGGGCGTGCGGGTGCGTTGGACGAACTCTGTGCGTCGTCGCACGGCAATCCAGGGGCCGCGCGGGTTCAGTGGATACGGTACATGGACTTAGCCCAAATCGCCCCGAGTTTTCTCCACAACGATGTGGATAACTCCGATCCGCGGAGTGGTACCGCGATCTGGCAAAAACCCGCGCCGCGCCTGCCCTTCCGGGGTACCCAGCCATTTCCCGACTCTCCCGATTCTGAATCACGCGCGACTGCAACCCACCTCCTGCTACAAGATACGGTGCGCGGCGCAATCAGAGCGCGAAGCACGTAAGTCGTTGCGCAGCGTTGGTATACGTGTACGTCGCAGATCGAGTTGTATCCCGAAGCTGCGCACTCTTCGCCCCGGCCGCAATGGAGCGGTTGGCGGAATCCACGGACGTCGAGGGTGGCTGGCCCAGAGTGCGCCGATCGGTGCCGATGGGTATCGAAAGTGCCCGAAATCCAACGATTTCCGCACGTTGCGCCCTGTGGAAAACTTTGGCGTTTCCACCTTTGCCGGAAGGGCCGCGAAAGGCCCGTTTTTCTAAGGGATAGGCGGAGCGGACCGGTGGGCGGGGTGCCTGAATCGGGCGGCGGAGGCGGGGCAGGCACGGGAGCCCCGCGGGGCCGCCCCTACCAGATCCGTGCGCACCGCAGGGATCCACGCGTACGCCCCTCCCCCAGGTAGTATTTGGGGGAGGGGCCGCGAGGTGACGAGCGGGGGAGGGGGCCTGGGAGGGGGCCCCCTCACCGGAAATCGTGCGACGTGTGCGCCAGCGGGCCCGCCTCCATGCGCTTGAAGCGGCGGCCGACGACGTTGAGCACCGGGCCCTGGTGCTCGAACTTCCCCTCCACCAGCAGGAAGGGGGAGTGCTTCACCACCTCCTTGTGCTCCAGGAAGAGCGCGGGGGGGACGATCACGTTGATGAAGCCCCACTCGTCCTCCAGCAGCACGAACACCGTGCCCTTGGAGGTGGAGGGGTGCTGCCGCGCCACCACCAGCCCCGCCACCAGCACGTGCGTCCCGGGCCGCGCGCGGTGCAGGTCCGCGCTGGAGTGGGCGCCCAGGCGGTTCAGGCGCGGGCGCAGGTGCTGCACCGGGTGGCCCGCGACGCTGACCCCCGTGGCCAGGTAGTCCAGGAAGATGCGCTCCGATCCTTCCAGCTCCCGCGCGCGGAAGGGGAGGCGGTGGGCCGGGGCGAGCGGGAGCGTGTCCGCGGCGGCGCGCAGCGCCTCCCAGGCGGCGGCGTGGCGGCCGGGCTCCCACGCCTCCAGCGCCCCCGCGCGCGCCAGGTGCAGCGCGTCCGCGCGGCCGAAGCCGGTGCGGCGCACCAGGTCTTCGATGGAGCGGAAGGACCCCTCCGCGCGCGCTTCCCGCAGCGCCTCGCGGGCCCTGGCGCCCATCCCGCGGATCTGGCGCCAACCCACGCGGACGGCGGGCTTCGCGGGGTCGGCGGTCTCCTCCAGCGTCGCGTCCCAGTCGCCGTCGCGCAGGCAGGGGGCGCGCACCTCCACGCCGTGGCGCATGGCGTCGTGCACCAGTGTGGCGGGGGAGTAGAAGCCCATCGGCTGCGCGTTGAGGAGCCCCACCAGGAACTCGGCCGGGTGGTGCGCCTTGAGGTACGCCGTGGCGTAGGCGATCAGCCCGAACGACCAGGCGTGGCTCTCCGGAAAGCCGTAGTTGGCGAAGATGCGCATGTCCTCGGTGATGCGCTCCGCCACCTCCGCGTCGATCCCGCGCTCCTTCATCCGCTCGCGAAGCCGCTCGATCTGCACGCGCAGCCTGGCCGCCTTGCGGGAGTTGCCCATGGTGCGGCGCAGCTCGTCGGCCTCCATCGCCGTGTAGCCGCCCAGCGCCATGGAGATCGCCATCGCCTGCTCCTGGAAGATGGGTATCCCCTGCGTGCGCGCGAGGATCGGCTCCAGGTCGGGGTGCGGAAAGGTGACTTCCTCCACTCCGCGTCGGCGGCGGGTGTACGGCTTTACGAAGTGCGCCACGATGGGGCCCGGGCGGATCAGCGCCACCTGCACCACGATGTCGTAGATCCGCTCCGGCCGCGTCTGCACGATGCTCTGGATCTGCGCGCGGCTCTCGATCTGGAAGGTCCCCAGCGTGTCGCCGCGCGAGATCATCCGGAACGTCTCGGGATCGTCCTGGGGCAGGTCGTACATCAGGGGGCGCACGCCGGTGCGGCGCTCGATCTGGTCGAAGGCGATCCTCACCGCCGTCAGTCCGCCCAGCCCCAGGAAGTCGAACTTGGGGACTCCCGCCGCGTCCAGGTCGTCCTTGTCGAACTGGAGGATGGTGCGCCCCATGGTGGTGCGCTCGATGGCGAGCGCCTCCCCCAGCGGCCGCGACGAGAGCACGAATCCCCCCGGATGGGTGGATCGCATGCGCGGCAATCCTTCCACCGCTCGCACCGCCGCGATCAGCGCGCGTCCCCTGGGGGATGCCGCGTCGAAGCCCTGCTCCTGCCCCAGCTCGCCGGCGAGCGCGTCGGCGCCCTCGGCGGGGCCGGCCCAGTGCAGCCGCTTGCTGAGCCGGAAGGCCTGCTCGGCGGGGTAGCCCAGGGCGCGCATCATGTCCTGGATGGCGGTGGGCGCGGAGTACATCTGCGTGACCGCGGTGATGGCGGCGTGCTGGCGGCTGTACCTCTCGTAGACGTAGTTCAGCACCTCCTCGCGCCGGTCGGCCTCGAAGTCGACGTCGATGTCGGGCGCCTCGGTGCCGCCGTCGGCGCGCGCCTCGCTGAGGAAGCGCTCGAAGAGGAGGCCGTGGCGCACGGGATCGACCGCTGTGATCGACAGGCAGTACGCCACGGCGGAGTTGGCCGCGCTCCCGCGCCCCTGGCACAGGATGCCGCGCCGGCGGGCGAAGCGGACCGCGTCCCACATGATGAGAAAGAAGCCGGAGAAGCCCAGCTTCTCGATCACGCGCAGCTCGTGCTCGATCTGCCGCTGCTGCTTCTCGTCGATTCCGCCCCAGCGCTCGATGGCGCCCTCCAGCACCTTCTCCGCCAGAAAGGAGTCGTCCGTGTGCCCCTCCGGCAGGTCGAAGCGGGGAAGGGGAGGGCGCAGCCAGCGCAGGTCGAAGTTGCACTGCTCGGCGATGCGCGCGCTCTCCTCCAGCCCGGCCTCGCGCCCCTGCCAGAGCCGCGCCATCTCGGCCGGCCCCTTGAGCCGCCACTCGCCGTTGGGAAGGAGGAGGCCGCGGCGGAGCGCGGTGTCGTAGTCCACCCCGTGGCGCAGCGCGGTCTGCAGGTCGTGCACGCGGCGCCCCTCCGCATCCAGGTAGCGCGGCTCGTTGGTGACTACCCACGGCACCCTCGCCCTCTCCGCCGTCTCGATGAGCGCGTCCACCAGCGCCCCCTCCGCCCCGGAGACGTGGTGCCGCTGCACCTCCACCGCAAGCCTGTCCCCAAAGACGCCGCGCCAGCGCGCCAGCTCGTAGCGCGCCTCTTCCGGCCGCTGCTCCAGTATGCGCGCGCCGATCGGCCCCGTGGCCGGCCCCGTGAGGACGTGCACCCCCCCCGACCGCTCCGCCAGCACCTCGAACGATACGCCCGCCTCCCCCCTCCCGTTCTCCAGCCGCGCATGCGACACGAGCGCAGAAAGGTTGCGGAAGCCAACTTCATCGCGCGCAAGCAGCCCCACGGGGTGCCCATCCACCCGCAGCTCCGCCCCGGCGATGGGCCTGACCCCCGCCATCTTCGCCGCCAGCGCGAAGCGGATGATC
Encoded here:
- a CDS encoding XRE family transcriptional regulator — translated: MRQARRLSQEALAQVLGTNQAGVSKMERRADMYVSTLRRYLRAMGGDLEITARFPHGSVRINQFEDLGGPSESGTAEM
- a CDS encoding TIGR01777 family oxidoreductase gives rise to the protein MPHPDPSTTTMRVAVTGSSGLIGAALVERLRRDGHQVVRLVRRPPRAGDEVRWDPESRSVDAAALDGLDAVVHLAGENVAGRWTDEKKRAIRRSRIDSTRLLADALARRAHPPRVLVCASAVGFYGNRRGDEVLHEGSGAGSDFLAGVVREWEEASGPATRAAIRVVNLRFGVVLSARGGALAKMLLPFRLGAGGRIGSGRQWMSWISLDDVVEVTVRAITDDALRGPVNAVAGAATNADFTRALARALHRPAIIPVPPLALKLVYGSEMVDGTLLASQRAEPRRLLEAGHRFHHPELPDAIRAALGKG
- a CDS encoding error-prone DNA polymerase, giving the protein MGGAAEGAVVRGGLTLLPPSRNAEAGSAAGAPAQIHAHGAVQPFPIPHSPFPNFVELRARSAFSFGDGAVAPETLAERAAELGFSSLALCDAADLGGIIRFALAAKMAGVRPIAGAELRVDGHPVGLLARDEVGFRNLSALVSHARLENGRGEAGVSFEVLAERSGGVHVLTGPATGPIGARILEQRPEEARYELARWRGVFGDRLAVEVQRHHVSGAEGALVDALIETAERARVPWVVTNEPRYLDAEGRRVHDLQTALRHGVDYDTALRRGLLLPNGEWRLKGPAEMARLWQGREAGLEESARIAEQCNFDLRWLRPPLPRFDLPEGHTDDSFLAEKVLEGAIERWGGIDEKQQRQIEHELRVIEKLGFSGFFLIMWDAVRFARRRGILCQGRGSAANSAVAYCLSITAVDPVRHGLLFERFLSEARADGGTEAPDIDVDFEADRREEVLNYVYERYSRQHAAITAVTQMYSAPTAIQDMMRALGYPAEQAFRLSKRLHWAGPAEGADALAGELGQEQGFDAASPRGRALIAAVRAVEGLPRMRSTHPGGFVLSSRPLGEALAIERTTMGRTILQFDKDDLDAAGVPKFDFLGLGGLTAVRIAFDQIERRTGVRPLMYDLPQDDPETFRMISRGDTLGTFQIESRAQIQSIVQTRPERIYDIVVQVALIRPGPIVAHFVKPYTRRRRGVEEVTFPHPDLEPILARTQGIPIFQEQAMAISMALGGYTAMEADELRRTMGNSRKAARLRVQIERLRERMKERGIDAEVAERITEDMRIFANYGFPESHAWSFGLIAYATAYLKAHHPAEFLVGLLNAQPMGFYSPATLVHDAMRHGVEVRAPCLRDGDWDATLEETADPAKPAVRVGWRQIRGMGARAREALREARAEGSFRSIEDLVRRTGFGRADALHLARAGALEAWEPGRHAAAWEALRAAADTLPLAPAHRLPFRARELEGSERIFLDYLATGVSVAGHPVQHLRPRLNRLGAHSSADLHRARPGTHVLVAGLVVARQHPSTSKGTVFVLLEDEWGFINVIVPPALFLEHKEVVKHSPFLLVEGKFEHQGPVLNVVGRRFKRMEAGPLAHTSHDFR